Proteins encoded in a region of the Neodiprion lecontei isolate iyNeoLeco1 chromosome 5, iyNeoLeco1.1, whole genome shotgun sequence genome:
- the LOC107227486 gene encoding cohesin subunit SA-2 isoform X2 translates to MNHRSTTNGRMMHRRGGKRIRMDDPVPPEYEAPMTPMTPMTPMTPLHETASNELQESYSSYASYQAPQTPIHNPTPEHYSPDSYSSPGTSHQQQQQYVEQTTSFEPAAQFEQPMTPLAPANMRITRNTRARLRGSTVQQPKYKEIDTDFIPTVAPRGRGGGGRGRGRRVPHSNNLEDEASLYYIIKNNRSSLTTIVDDWIEKYKIDRGNALLMLMQFFINASGCKGRITSEMQTTMEHVAIIRKMTEEFDEESGEYPLILPGQQWKKFRSNFCEFVQILVRQCQYSIIYDQFLMDNVISLLTGLSDSQVRAFRHTATLAAMKLMTALVDVALTVSINLDNTQRQYEAERQKAREKRAADRLESLMAKRKELEENMDEIKNMLTYMFKSVFVHRYRDTLPEIRAHCMAEIGVWMKKFHQNFLDDSYLKYIGWTLHDKVGEVRLKCLQALQPLYASEELKLKLELFTSKFKDRIVAMTLDKEYDVAVQAVKLVISILKHHREILTDKDCEHVYELVYSSHRAVAQAAGEFLNERLFVPDEEAVAGVKTKRGKKRLPNTPLIRDLVLFFIESELHEHGAYLVDSLIETNQMMKDWECMTDLLLEEAGPEEEALDNQKETSLIELMVCCIKQAATGEAPVGRGPTRKNMSAKELKQVQDDKQRLTEHFIQTLPLLLDKYRADPEKLANLLAIPQYFDLDIYTKSRQEQNLESLLKKIHTIVEKINDTEVLDTAAKTLEHMCIERHAIYTSCDLARSTLIDMIVNKYKEAIDEYRSLIEGGDVPNEDEIFETIQSLKKVAIFYSCHNMNPWGIWDSLYKDIEGARDPARCLPHEAVKYCISACFFAILWGQNHLLEAVDSGSKRGEDECCELKKRLHILMDQMCYLVGGDGNAVVVPPILREEAYNSICDLLVMFCNQLSTHHNPLMHHLVYETDQNMQNMLNKFIQEYVFCEEEDDEHDEHSKIEELHKRRNFLAGYCKLIVYNMMPTKAAADVFKHYVKYYNDYGDIIKTTLGKARDINKTNCALTMQHSLNILYNEIVAEKGKVSRNSEEFTAIKELAKRFALSFGLDAVKNRDAIAALHRAGVLFAITPPDGVELDPTGPPPNLAFLEILSEFTNKLLKQDKRVVLNFLDKRLQAGMPSSRGEDWQPLLLYRNSLLHGETDQVPVTSKRAYTRRKKDLLAEEEADEADDNSDHEFMGKFKKKRGPRKNQLSVNKTSMPKSIRSSTLYDSSNESPAQPMSPSCGLNIDDVSNIPSHEIDGRLKSLQIQSKSRRSVDISGPRELRRTARNSGRYIEGQYMESDSE, encoded by the exons AT gaacCATCGGTCGACAACAAACGGCAGGATGATGCACAGGCGGGGGGGAAAGCGGATTCGGATGGATGATCCCGTCCCTCCGGAGTACGAGGCTCCCATGACCCCCATGACTCCGATGACTCCAATGACACCTTTGCACGAAACTGCCAGTAATGAACTTCAGGAATCTTATTCATCGTATGCGTCATACCAAGCGCCACAAACTCCTATACACAATCCCAC CCCCGAACATTACTCGCCAGACAGCTACAGCTCACCAGGTACCTCACatcaacagcaacaacagtATGTGGAACAAACGACTAGTTTTGAACCAGCTGCACAGTTTGAGCAGCCAATGACACCTCTGGCACCAGCTAACATGAGGATCACAAGGAATACACGCGCCAGATTACGTG GTAGCACAGTTCAACAAccaaaatataaagaaattgaTACGGACTTTATACCCACTGTCGCCCCTAGAGGTCGTGGTGGAGGTGGACGAGGTCGTGGTCGACGGGTTCCACATTCTAACAATCTTGAAGACGAAGCCAGTCTTTACTACATTATCAAAAACAATCGTTCTTCCCTTACC ACTATAGTTGACGACTGGATTGAGAAGTACAAAATCGATAGAGGAAATGCCCTCCTCATGCttatgcaattttttattaatgcgAGTGGCTGCAAAGGACGTATTACATCCGAAATGCAGACTACTATGGAGCATGTAGCTATAATTCGTAAAATGACGGAAGAATTTGATGAG GAAAGTGGAGAATATCCATTGATCTTGCCTGGACAGCAATGGAAGAAGTTCCGatcaaatttttgtgaatttgttcaaattctGGTTCGCCAATGCCAATATTCCATAATCTACGACCAATTCCTTATGGACAATGTTATTTCTTTGCTTACTGGGTTGTCAGATTCCCAAGTCAGAGCTTTCAGACACACTGCAACCTTAGCTG CAATGAAGCTCATGACTGCCCTTGTAGACGTTGCTCTAACTGTATCAATAAATCTCGACAATACACAGCGTCAGTATGAAGCCGAAAGGCAGAAGGCAAGAGAAAAGCGAGCAGCTGACAGATTGGAGTCACTAATGGCGAAAAGAAAGGAACTTGAAGAAAACATGGATGAGATTAAGAACATGCTGACATACATGTTTAAGTCTGTGTTCGTTCATCGTTACCGAGATACTTTACCAGAGATTCGAGCGCATTGTATGGCTGAAATTGGTgtatggatgaaaaaatttcaccagaaCTTTCTTGATGATTCGTATTTGAAATACATAG GATGGACGCTACACGATAAAGTTGGCGAAGTTAGACTCAAGTGTTTGCAAGCGTTGCAGCCGTTGTATGCCTCGGAAGAATTGAAACTCAAACTGGAGCTATTTACTAGCAAATTCAAGGATCGAATTGTTGCAATGACGTTGGACAAAGAGTACGATGTTGCGGTCCAAGCAGTGAAGCTTGTTATATCTATATTGAAACATCACAGAGAAATATTGACAGACAAGGACTGTGAGCATGTCTATGAGCTGGTTTACTCATCGCATAGAGCTGTCGCGCAGGCTGCTGGAGAATTCCTCAACGAACGACTCTTTGTACCAGACGAAGAAGCAGTCGCAGGTGTAAAGACGAAACGGGGTAAAAAAAGACTTCCAAACACACCCCTGATCAGAGATCTCgttctatttttcattgaatCTGAGCTCCACGAACATGGCGCGTATCTAGTCGACTCGTTGATCGAGACTAACCAAATGATGAAAGACTGGGAATGCATGACTGATTTATTGCTTGAGGAAGCAGGACCGGAGGAAGAAGCACTTGATAATCAGAAAGAAACTTCTCTGATCGAGTTGATGGTTTGTTGCATAAAACAAGCTGCCACAG GTGAAGCACCGGTTGGCAGGGGTCCAACGCGTAAGAATATGTCCGCAAAAGAATTGAAACAGGTTCAAGATGACAAGCAACGACTTACGGAACACTTTATTCAGACTTTACCTTTGCTCTTGGATAAATATAGAGCCGACCCAGAAAAATTAGCAAATTTACTTGCGATACCTCAATACTTTGATCTCGACATATACACTAAATCAAGACAGGAGCAAAACCTTGAGtcactgttgaaaaaaattcacaccattgttgagaaaataaatgacaCCGAAGTGTTGGACACAGCAGCCAAAACTTTGGAACATATGTGCATCGAGCGTCATGCAATATACACTAG CTGTGACCTGGCCCGATCAACGTTGATCGACATGATAGTGAACAAATACAAAGAGGCTATCGACGAATACAGATCATTGATAGAGGGAGGAGACGTTCCAAATGAAGATGAAATATTTGAGACTATTCAATCCCTCAAAAAAGTAGCGATATTCTACAGTTGTCATAATATGAATCCATGGGGAATTTGGGACTCATTGTACAAAGATATTGAAGGTGCAAGGGATCCTGCAAG GTGTTTACCGCACGAAGCAGTAAAATATTGTAtcagtgcttgctttttcgcaattttgtgGGGACAAAATCATCTATTAGAAGCAGTTGACTCGGGAAGCAAACGAGGGGAAGACGAGTGCTGcgaattgaagaaacgttTACACATTCTGATGGATCAGATGTGTTATTTGGTTGGGGGCGATGGCAATGCAGTG GTTGTACCCCCAATTCTGAGAGAAGAAGCTTACAATTCAATTTGCGACTTGTTGGTTATGTTTTGTAACCAATTGAGCACGCATCATAATCCTTTGATGCATCATTTGGTTTATGAAACTGATCAGAATATGCAGAACATGTTGAACAAATTCATACAAGAGTATGTTTTCTGTGAGGAGGAGGATG ATGAACACGACGAACACTCAAAGATTGAAGAATTACATAAAAGGAGAAATTTCTTGGCTGGATACTGTAAACTGATCGTTTATAATATGATGCCCACAAAAGCTGCTGCTGACGTTTTTAAGCATTATGTCAAGTACTACAATGATTATGGTGATATAATAAAAACTACTCTCGGCAAGGCAAgggatataaataaaacaaattgtgCTCTAACAATGCAGCACAGTTTGAACATTCTCTACAATGAAATAGTCGcagaaaaaggaaaagtaaGCAGAAACAGCGAAGAGTTTACTGCTATAAAG GAATTAGCTAAGCGGTTTGCCTTGTCTTTTGGCTTGGATGCAGTGAAAAACCGTGATGCAATTGCAGCTCTACACAGAGCGGGTGTTTTATTTGCTATAACACCTCCAGACGGAGTAGAATTGGACCCAACTGGACCTCCTCCCAATCTGGCTTTCTTAGAAATATTGTctgaatttacaaataaacTTCTGAAGCAAGACAAACGCGTTGT GTTGAACTTTCTCGACAAGCGATTACAAGCTGGCATGCCATCATCGAGAGGAGAGGATTGGCAACCATTGTTATTGTACAGAAATAGCTTATTACATGGTGAAACTGATCAAGTTCCAGTCACAAGTAAACGTGCCTACACAAGACGCAAGAAAGATCTCCTCGCTG AAGAGGAAGCTGACGAGGCTGACGACAATTCCGACCACGAGTTCATGGG caAATTCAAGAAGAAACGTGGCCCTCGGAAAAATCA GCTATCAGTGAACAAGACATCGATGCCGAAATCGATCAGATCATCAACTCTTTACGATAGTAGCAACGAATCACCAGCGCAGCCAATGTCTCCTTCGTGTGGACTCAACATAGACGACGTGTCGAATATTCCATCACACGAAATTGATGGAAGACTAAAGTCACTCCAAATCCAGTCTAAGTC AAGACGTAGCGTAGACATATCAGGGCCAAGAGAATTACGCAGAACTGCAAGAAACTCCGGAAGATATATCGAAGGGCAATATATG GAATCTGATTCCGAATGA
- the LOC107227486 gene encoding cohesin subunit SA-2 isoform X4, translating to MNHRSTTNGRMMHRRGGKRIRMDDPVPPEYEAPMTPMTPMTPMTPLHETASNELQESYSSYASYQAPQTPIHNPTPEHYSPDSYSSPGTSHQQQQQYVEQTTSFEPAAQFEQPMTPLAPANMRITRNTRARLRGSTVQQPKYKEIDTDFIPTVAPRGRGGGGRGRGRRVPHSNNLEDEASLYYIIKNNRSSLTTIVDDWIEKYKIDRGNALLMLMQFFINASGCKGRITSEMQTTMEHVAIIRKMTEEFDEESGEYPLILPGQQWKKFRSNFCEFVQILVRQCQYSIIYDQFLMDNVISLLTGLSDSQVRAFRHTATLAAMKLMTALVDVALTVSINLDNTQRQYEAERQKAREKRAADRLESLMAKRKELEENMDEIKNMLTYMFKSVFVHRYRDTLPEIRAHCMAEIGVWMKKFHQNFLDDSYLKYIGWTLHDKVGEVRLKCLQALQPLYASEELKLKLELFTSKFKDRIVAMTLDKEYDVAVQAVKLVISILKHHREILTDKDCEHVYELVYSSHRAVAQAAGEFLNERLFVPDEEAVAGVKTKRGKKRLPNTPLIRDLVLFFIESELHEHGAYLVDSLIETNQMMKDWECMTDLLLEEAGPEEEALDNQKETSLIELMVCCIKQAATGEAPVGRGPTRKNMSAKELKQVQDDKQRLTEHFIQTLPLLLDKYRADPEKLANLLAIPQYFDLDIYTKSRQEQNLESLLKKIHTIVEKINDTEVLDTAAKTLEHMCIERHAIYTSCDLARSTLIDMIVNKYKEAIDEYRSLIEGGDVPNEDEIFETIQSLKKVAIFYSCHNMNPWGIWDSLYKDIEGARDPARCLPHEAVKYCISACFFAILWGQNHLLEAVDSGSKRGEDECCELKKRLHILMDQMCYLVGGDGNAVVVPPILREEAYNSICDLLVMFCNQLSTHHNPLMHHLVYETDQNMQNMLNKFIQEYVFCEEEDDEHDEHSKIEELHKRRNFLAGYCKLIVYNMMPTKAAADVFKHYVKYYNDYGDIIKTTLGKARDINKTNCALTMQHSLNILYNEIVAEKGKVSRNSEEFTAIKELAKRFALSFGLDAVKNRDAIAALHRAGVLFAITPPDGVELDPTGPPPNLAFLEILSEFTNKLLKQDKRVVLNFLDKRLQAGMPSSRGEDWQPLLLYRNSLLHGETDQVPVTSKRAYTRRKKDLLAEEEEADEADDNSDHEFMGLSVNKTSMPKSIRSSTLYDSSNESPAQPMSPSCGLNIDDVSNIPSHEIDGRLKSLQIQSKSRRSVDISGPRELRRTARNSGRYIEGQYMESDSE from the exons AT gaacCATCGGTCGACAACAAACGGCAGGATGATGCACAGGCGGGGGGGAAAGCGGATTCGGATGGATGATCCCGTCCCTCCGGAGTACGAGGCTCCCATGACCCCCATGACTCCGATGACTCCAATGACACCTTTGCACGAAACTGCCAGTAATGAACTTCAGGAATCTTATTCATCGTATGCGTCATACCAAGCGCCACAAACTCCTATACACAATCCCAC CCCCGAACATTACTCGCCAGACAGCTACAGCTCACCAGGTACCTCACatcaacagcaacaacagtATGTGGAACAAACGACTAGTTTTGAACCAGCTGCACAGTTTGAGCAGCCAATGACACCTCTGGCACCAGCTAACATGAGGATCACAAGGAATACACGCGCCAGATTACGTG GTAGCACAGTTCAACAAccaaaatataaagaaattgaTACGGACTTTATACCCACTGTCGCCCCTAGAGGTCGTGGTGGAGGTGGACGAGGTCGTGGTCGACGGGTTCCACATTCTAACAATCTTGAAGACGAAGCCAGTCTTTACTACATTATCAAAAACAATCGTTCTTCCCTTACC ACTATAGTTGACGACTGGATTGAGAAGTACAAAATCGATAGAGGAAATGCCCTCCTCATGCttatgcaattttttattaatgcgAGTGGCTGCAAAGGACGTATTACATCCGAAATGCAGACTACTATGGAGCATGTAGCTATAATTCGTAAAATGACGGAAGAATTTGATGAG GAAAGTGGAGAATATCCATTGATCTTGCCTGGACAGCAATGGAAGAAGTTCCGatcaaatttttgtgaatttgttcaaattctGGTTCGCCAATGCCAATATTCCATAATCTACGACCAATTCCTTATGGACAATGTTATTTCTTTGCTTACTGGGTTGTCAGATTCCCAAGTCAGAGCTTTCAGACACACTGCAACCTTAGCTG CAATGAAGCTCATGACTGCCCTTGTAGACGTTGCTCTAACTGTATCAATAAATCTCGACAATACACAGCGTCAGTATGAAGCCGAAAGGCAGAAGGCAAGAGAAAAGCGAGCAGCTGACAGATTGGAGTCACTAATGGCGAAAAGAAAGGAACTTGAAGAAAACATGGATGAGATTAAGAACATGCTGACATACATGTTTAAGTCTGTGTTCGTTCATCGTTACCGAGATACTTTACCAGAGATTCGAGCGCATTGTATGGCTGAAATTGGTgtatggatgaaaaaatttcaccagaaCTTTCTTGATGATTCGTATTTGAAATACATAG GATGGACGCTACACGATAAAGTTGGCGAAGTTAGACTCAAGTGTTTGCAAGCGTTGCAGCCGTTGTATGCCTCGGAAGAATTGAAACTCAAACTGGAGCTATTTACTAGCAAATTCAAGGATCGAATTGTTGCAATGACGTTGGACAAAGAGTACGATGTTGCGGTCCAAGCAGTGAAGCTTGTTATATCTATATTGAAACATCACAGAGAAATATTGACAGACAAGGACTGTGAGCATGTCTATGAGCTGGTTTACTCATCGCATAGAGCTGTCGCGCAGGCTGCTGGAGAATTCCTCAACGAACGACTCTTTGTACCAGACGAAGAAGCAGTCGCAGGTGTAAAGACGAAACGGGGTAAAAAAAGACTTCCAAACACACCCCTGATCAGAGATCTCgttctatttttcattgaatCTGAGCTCCACGAACATGGCGCGTATCTAGTCGACTCGTTGATCGAGACTAACCAAATGATGAAAGACTGGGAATGCATGACTGATTTATTGCTTGAGGAAGCAGGACCGGAGGAAGAAGCACTTGATAATCAGAAAGAAACTTCTCTGATCGAGTTGATGGTTTGTTGCATAAAACAAGCTGCCACAG GTGAAGCACCGGTTGGCAGGGGTCCAACGCGTAAGAATATGTCCGCAAAAGAATTGAAACAGGTTCAAGATGACAAGCAACGACTTACGGAACACTTTATTCAGACTTTACCTTTGCTCTTGGATAAATATAGAGCCGACCCAGAAAAATTAGCAAATTTACTTGCGATACCTCAATACTTTGATCTCGACATATACACTAAATCAAGACAGGAGCAAAACCTTGAGtcactgttgaaaaaaattcacaccattgttgagaaaataaatgacaCCGAAGTGTTGGACACAGCAGCCAAAACTTTGGAACATATGTGCATCGAGCGTCATGCAATATACACTAG CTGTGACCTGGCCCGATCAACGTTGATCGACATGATAGTGAACAAATACAAAGAGGCTATCGACGAATACAGATCATTGATAGAGGGAGGAGACGTTCCAAATGAAGATGAAATATTTGAGACTATTCAATCCCTCAAAAAAGTAGCGATATTCTACAGTTGTCATAATATGAATCCATGGGGAATTTGGGACTCATTGTACAAAGATATTGAAGGTGCAAGGGATCCTGCAAG GTGTTTACCGCACGAAGCAGTAAAATATTGTAtcagtgcttgctttttcgcaattttgtgGGGACAAAATCATCTATTAGAAGCAGTTGACTCGGGAAGCAAACGAGGGGAAGACGAGTGCTGcgaattgaagaaacgttTACACATTCTGATGGATCAGATGTGTTATTTGGTTGGGGGCGATGGCAATGCAGTG GTTGTACCCCCAATTCTGAGAGAAGAAGCTTACAATTCAATTTGCGACTTGTTGGTTATGTTTTGTAACCAATTGAGCACGCATCATAATCCTTTGATGCATCATTTGGTTTATGAAACTGATCAGAATATGCAGAACATGTTGAACAAATTCATACAAGAGTATGTTTTCTGTGAGGAGGAGGATG ATGAACACGACGAACACTCAAAGATTGAAGAATTACATAAAAGGAGAAATTTCTTGGCTGGATACTGTAAACTGATCGTTTATAATATGATGCCCACAAAAGCTGCTGCTGACGTTTTTAAGCATTATGTCAAGTACTACAATGATTATGGTGATATAATAAAAACTACTCTCGGCAAGGCAAgggatataaataaaacaaattgtgCTCTAACAATGCAGCACAGTTTGAACATTCTCTACAATGAAATAGTCGcagaaaaaggaaaagtaaGCAGAAACAGCGAAGAGTTTACTGCTATAAAG GAATTAGCTAAGCGGTTTGCCTTGTCTTTTGGCTTGGATGCAGTGAAAAACCGTGATGCAATTGCAGCTCTACACAGAGCGGGTGTTTTATTTGCTATAACACCTCCAGACGGAGTAGAATTGGACCCAACTGGACCTCCTCCCAATCTGGCTTTCTTAGAAATATTGTctgaatttacaaataaacTTCTGAAGCAAGACAAACGCGTTGT GTTGAACTTTCTCGACAAGCGATTACAAGCTGGCATGCCATCATCGAGAGGAGAGGATTGGCAACCATTGTTATTGTACAGAAATAGCTTATTACATGGTGAAACTGATCAAGTTCCAGTCACAAGTAAACGTGCCTACACAAGACGCAAGAAAGATCTCCTCGCTG aaGAAGAGGAAGCTGACGAGGCTGACGACAATTCCGACCACGAGTTCATGGG GCTATCAGTGAACAAGACATCGATGCCGAAATCGATCAGATCATCAACTCTTTACGATAGTAGCAACGAATCACCAGCGCAGCCAATGTCTCCTTCGTGTGGACTCAACATAGACGACGTGTCGAATATTCCATCACACGAAATTGATGGAAGACTAAAGTCACTCCAAATCCAGTCTAAGTC AAGACGTAGCGTAGACATATCAGGGCCAAGAGAATTACGCAGAACTGCAAGAAACTCCGGAAGATATATCGAAGGGCAATATATG GAATCTGATTCCGAATGA